Genomic DNA from Candidatus Methylomirabilota bacterium:
GATCGTCACGATGTCGCCCATCGGCCGGCGGCACTACGCATTCGTCAATAACTTGACCCAGCTCCTGGTCCCGCGCCTGGCCGGTCGCGCCATCGTGGCGGTCCAGGGCCCGATCGTCCTCGCCGACGACACCGAGCCCGAGCCCGACCTCGCGATCATCCGTCGCCGCCCGGTGCCGTACAAGGAGCGCGAGGCCTTCGCGGACGACGCGCTCCTGCTGATCGAGGTGGCCGAGAGCTCACTGGCCTACGACCGGTCGACCAAGCTCCGACTCTACGCCGCGGCGGGGATTCCCGAGTACTGGGTGGTCGACTGTGCCGCTGAGAGTATCGAGGTTCACCGCACGCCCGACGCCGGTGGCTATCGCGACGCGAGCCGCGTGACCGGTGCCGCGACCGTCTCGCTTCAAGCATTTCCCGACGTCGCGCTGACGCTCGCCGAGGTCTTCGCCTGATGAAGAAGCTGCTGATCGTCGTCGGGGCGCTGCTCGCCTGCGTGGCGGTGGCGGTCGTCACGCTGAGCATCGTGGGGCTCGATCCCAAGGACCGCCGGCCCGGGCTCTGGCTCACGGGCGAGCTCGTCACCAAGCCCGTCACCGACTGGTCCTTCACCGACAAGTACCCGACGATCTTCGTCCAGACCCGGGCCTGGTACGGGCTGCCGCACTCGGTGACCACGTCGTGCACCGCGCACAACGGTGCGCTCTACCTCACGTCCGTGTATCGTCCGGGCGGACAGTTCCCCCGCGACCGCCTGTGGAACCAGAACATCGTCCGTGATCCGCACGTCCGCCTGAAGGTCGGCGCGCAGGTCTTCAATCGAACCGCCGTCCTCGTCACGGACCCGGCCGAGAAGGACGCCGTGCTCGAGACCAAGGCGAAGAAGTACCCGCGGCAACGCGTGTCCGACAAGCGCCTCGTGTACGTGTTTCGCGTTCAGCCAGGCTGACATCGCCTCCGGTCTCCGCGGAGCTGACATCGCTCTCGACGACATGATCCGGGAGAGCGTCCGGCCGTGAAGGCGCGCTGGCGCCTCCTGCCCTGGCTGATCACGGCCGCCTGCTTCGCGTATCTCTACGTGCGCCTCGACCGGGCCGCCGCGGCCGAGGGGCAGCGGCTCCTCCCGTACCTCGCCGCGATCTTCGAGCACGTCGCCTGGTCGCGCTGGCTCATGCTGATGGTCCCCTACTGCGCGCTCTTTCTGCTCGTCGACAGCCTCGTCGCATGGCGGGTGATCGGCTGGTTCAACGCGCGGCTACGCTATCGCGACGTGCTGCCCATCCGCGCCAGCGCCTACATCCTCTCCATCGTCAACGAGCAGGTCAGCAAGGGCGCCATCGCGCTCTACCTGAGCCGGCGCCACGGCATTCCCGCGTGGGAGGTCGGCTCGAGCATGCTCTTCATCATGTTCTGCGAATACTATTACCTGCTCGGCTGGGCGACGGTCGGCGTGCTCCTCCAGTGGGAGCGCTTTCCGACGGTCTTCCACGCGATCCCCTGGATCGCGCTGGGCTCCACGGCGGTCTTCGTGGTCGTCCACCTCTTCTTCCGCGGGACGATCGGCGCCGGGCTCGCCGTGCGCGAGCGTCCGCTCTTCCGCGCGTTCCGGAGGGCGAAGCTCCGGCACTACGCCGCCGTGCTGGCGCTGCGGTCCCCCGCCATGCTGGGAGCCATCTTCGTCTACGCGCTGGCGCTCAGACTCTTCGGCGTGAGCGTCGGCGTCGTCGAGATGCTCGGCTACCTGCCCGTGATCTTCTTCGGCGCGGCCATGCCCGGGCCGATGCACTCGGTGGCCATCGTCCTGTGGGTCGTGCTCTTTCCCGATCGGCCGGGCGAGATGACCACCTTCGGCTTCGTCCAGCACAACTTCTTCGTCCTGTTCAACGCCGCGGTCGGTCTCCTCTTTCTCCGGCGAGCGACCCGGGAGCTTTTCGCGACGGCCTGGTGACCGCCCACAGGCGCCAGGCCATCGAGAGCACCGTGCTCACGACGAGCAGCCAGACGAGCACGGTGACCGCGGGCTGGAGAGCGGGGAGCCCGGCCCGGACGAGAATATCGCCGCCGAGCGGCGCG
This window encodes:
- a CDS encoding nitroreductase/quinone reductase family protein gives rise to the protein MKKLLIVVGALLACVAVAVVTLSIVGLDPKDRRPGLWLTGELVTKPVTDWSFTDKYPTIFVQTRAWYGLPHSVTTSCTAHNGALYLTSVYRPGGQFPRDRLWNQNIVRDPHVRLKVGAQVFNRTAVLVTDPAEKDAVLETKAKKYPRQRVSDKRLVYVFRVQPG
- a CDS encoding Uma2 family endonuclease, which encodes MAVEVAAARRLFTREEYHRMGEVGILKPTDRVELIRGEIVTMSPIGRRHYAFVNNLTQLLVPRLAGRAIVAVQGPIVLADDTEPEPDLAIIRRRPVPYKEREAFADDALLLIEVAESSLAYDRSTKLRLYAAAGIPEYWVVDCAAESIEVHRTPDAGGYRDASRVTGAATVSLQAFPDVALTLAEVFA